One Streptomyces coeruleorubidus DNA segment encodes these proteins:
- the mmsB gene encoding multiple monosaccharide ABC transporter permease, whose translation MSTDVTAKTPAPAPPGKGGAATGDGLLQLVLDGMRRNMRQYGMLIALGLIVALFAVWTDGDLLLPRNVSNLVLQNSYILILAIGMMLVIIAGHIDLSVGSLTAFVGSMAAVFMVKQDIPWPLAVVLCLAVGAVAGAIQGFFIAYGGIPSFIVTLAGMLIFRGLTEIFLEGQTLGPFPEGLQKAANGFLPEVGPSTNYHNLTLLLGFAMIALVIFQEVRDRRRQQEFSLDVPPTKLFLLKLVAISAAVLTLTMLLASYKGAPIVLLVLGVLLVGFGYVMRNAIVGRHIYAIGGNLPAAKLSGVKDKKVTFLVFLNMGMLAALAGLVFAARFNAASPKAGLNFELEAIAASFIGGASMSGGVGTVLGAIIGGLVLGVLNNGMNLVGIGTDWQQVIKGLVLLAAVGFDVWNKRKVGS comes from the coding sequence ATGAGCACGGACGTGACCGCCAAGACGCCGGCCCCCGCGCCGCCCGGCAAGGGAGGGGCGGCCACCGGCGACGGACTCCTGCAGCTGGTGCTGGACGGCATGCGACGCAACATGCGCCAGTACGGCATGCTGATCGCGCTCGGCCTGATCGTGGCGCTGTTCGCCGTGTGGACCGACGGCGACCTGCTGCTGCCGCGCAACGTCTCCAACCTGGTCCTCCAGAACAGCTACATCCTGATCCTCGCGATCGGCATGATGCTGGTCATCATCGCGGGCCACATCGACCTGTCGGTCGGCTCGCTGACGGCGTTCGTCGGCTCGATGGCCGCCGTGTTCATGGTCAAACAGGACATTCCCTGGCCGCTCGCCGTGGTGCTGTGCCTGGCCGTGGGCGCGGTCGCGGGTGCCATCCAAGGGTTCTTCATCGCGTACGGCGGCATACCGTCGTTCATCGTGACCCTGGCGGGCATGCTGATCTTCCGCGGTCTGACCGAGATCTTCCTGGAGGGCCAGACCCTCGGCCCGTTCCCGGAGGGCCTCCAGAAGGCCGCCAACGGCTTCCTGCCCGAGGTCGGCCCGAGCACCAACTACCACAACCTCACGCTGCTGCTGGGCTTCGCGATGATCGCCTTGGTGATCTTCCAGGAGGTCCGTGACCGCAGGCGGCAGCAGGAGTTCTCGCTCGACGTCCCGCCCACCAAGCTGTTCCTGCTGAAGCTGGTCGCGATCTCCGCCGCCGTGCTGACGCTGACCATGCTGCTGGCCAGCTACAAGGGCGCCCCGATCGTGCTGCTCGTCCTGGGCGTGCTGCTCGTCGGCTTCGGCTACGTGATGCGCAACGCGATCGTCGGCCGCCACATCTACGCGATCGGCGGCAACCTCCCGGCGGCCAAGCTGTCGGGTGTGAAGGACAAGAAGGTCACCTTCCTGGTCTTCCTGAACATGGGCATGCTCGCGGCCCTGGCGGGTCTGGTCTTCGCCGCCCGCTTCAACGCGGCCTCTCCCAAGGCCGGCCTCAACTTCGAGCTGGAGGCGATCGCGGCCTCGTTCATCGGCGGCGCGTCGATGAGCGGCGGTGTCGGCACCGTCCTCGGCGCGATCATCGGTGGCCTGGTCCTGGGCGTGCTGAACAACGGTATGAACCTCGTCGGCATCGGCACCGACTGGCAGCAGGTCATCAAGGGCCTGGTGCTCCTGGCGGCGGTCGGGTTCGACGTGTGGAACAAGCGCAAGGTCGGTTCGTAA
- a CDS encoding aldose epimerase family protein, which translates to MELNRRAVIAGAAAAGIAATTLGGTAHATGGRKPVKTLFGKLADGTKIYSWSLENGGTRLKVLSYGGIVQSLEIPDRRGRYANVSAGFDNIDDYVAKSPYFGALIGRYGNRIGKGKFTLDGKDYQLSVNDGEQSLHGGAKGFDKRVWDIEPFTKGSDVGLYLYYTSVDGEMGYPGTLKTKVTYTLTRHGDWRIDYEATTDKATVVNLTSHVYWNLAGEGSGTIEDHELQIAASRYTPTDSGLIPTGELAKVAGTPFDFRKAKPIGRDIRVSHPQLVTAKGFDHNWVLDKGITARPEHIATLRDPASGRTMKIATNEPGLQFYSGNFLDGTLTGPSDRTYRQGDALCLETQHFPDSPNKPSFPSTVLRPGQTYRTTTVHTFGC; encoded by the coding sequence ATGGAACTGAACAGACGCGCCGTCATCGCGGGAGCCGCGGCGGCGGGCATAGCCGCCACCACGCTCGGCGGCACGGCGCACGCCACGGGAGGCAGGAAGCCGGTGAAGACGCTCTTCGGCAAGCTAGCCGACGGCACCAAGATCTACAGCTGGTCCCTGGAGAACGGCGGCACCCGCCTGAAGGTGCTCTCCTACGGCGGCATCGTCCAGTCGCTGGAGATCCCCGACCGCCGCGGCCGCTACGCCAACGTCTCCGCGGGCTTCGACAACATCGACGACTACGTCGCCAAGAGCCCGTACTTCGGCGCCCTGATCGGCCGCTACGGCAACCGCATCGGCAAGGGCAAGTTCACCCTCGACGGCAAGGACTACCAGCTCTCCGTCAACGACGGCGAGCAGAGCCTGCACGGCGGCGCCAAGGGCTTCGACAAGCGCGTGTGGGACATCGAGCCGTTCACCAAGGGCTCCGACGTCGGCCTGTACCTGTACTACACGAGCGTCGACGGCGAGATGGGCTACCCGGGCACGCTCAAGACGAAGGTGACGTACACGCTCACCCGGCACGGCGACTGGCGCATCGACTACGAGGCCACCACGGACAAGGCCACCGTCGTCAACCTCACCAGCCACGTCTACTGGAACCTGGCCGGCGAGGGCAGCGGCACGATCGAGGACCACGAGCTCCAGATCGCGGCCTCCCGCTACACGCCCACCGACTCGGGCCTGATCCCCACGGGCGAGCTGGCCAAGGTCGCGGGGACCCCCTTCGACTTCCGCAAGGCCAAACCGATCGGCCGGGACATCCGCGTCTCGCACCCGCAGCTGGTGACCGCCAAGGGCTTCGACCACAACTGGGTCCTCGACAAGGGCATCACCGCCCGCCCCGAGCACATCGCGACCCTGCGCGACCCGGCCTCCGGCCGCACGATGAAGATCGCCACGAACGAGCCGGGCCTGCAGTTCTACTCCGGCAACTTCCTCGACGGCACGCTGACCGGCCCGTCCGACCGCACCTACCGGCAGGGCGACGCGCTCTGCCTGGAGACGCAGCACTTCCCGGACTCGCCGAACAAGCCGTCGTTCCCGTCGACGGTGCTGCGGCCCGGGCAGACGTACCGGACGACGACGGTCCACACGTTCGGCTGCTGA
- a CDS encoding pyridoxal phosphate-dependent aminotransferase translates to MADNVTSLFRSTAAHSPSMAALTREGGDGAGPVDFCIPCNPYFPTPAMFDDMSARLRDIITYYPSSADTITAELCSLLQLPPQCVAMGNGSTELITWIDHLLVRESLAIPVPTFGRWTDQPMETGKRVDMFPLQESSGFALDLAQYAEFIRARGTRVAVICNPNNPDGGFLHKHAIVQFMDAMADLDLIVIDESFLEFADAEAEPSVVQEAMLRPNVIVLRSLGKNFGLHGIRFGYLVANPALAGRVRSMLPKWNLNSFAEHVVFMLKEHGAEYAQSLQQVRRDRLDMASQLSSLPGLTVYPSQGNFLFVRLPVGAEGTVVRDRMLTEHRILVRECGNKIGSSSRFLRLVVRPQVDVRRLVSGLEQVLYGTSRRGAAVSELGNGTSYSSGTAAVDRLVSETNGSGMRGLAAQAVGAGGPGPSAPGTGTGVPLPAAASAGSAGAAGAGGMPMPAAAQAGQMGHVGQLTQVGQGQMGQIGQMGQQQMPQSVPQTVPQPAPHPVPQPAPQPMAAPPLAPVAQAPFPNPAPAPVPAPAPAPVPAATGPTPPGVPARGGLTAAQVRGTNGLSPAPATGWPGAQAWPNAAGMGQAG, encoded by the coding sequence ATGGCCGACAACGTCACGTCGCTGTTCCGCAGCACCGCGGCGCACAGCCCGTCGATGGCGGCGTTGACACGTGAGGGCGGCGACGGCGCCGGGCCGGTGGACTTCTGCATCCCCTGCAACCCGTACTTCCCCACCCCGGCCATGTTCGACGACATGTCGGCCAGACTGCGCGACATCATCACGTACTACCCGAGCAGCGCCGACACCATCACGGCCGAGCTGTGCAGCCTGCTCCAGCTGCCGCCGCAGTGCGTGGCGATGGGCAACGGCTCCACCGAGCTCATCACCTGGATCGACCACCTGCTCGTCCGCGAGTCCCTCGCCATCCCCGTCCCCACCTTCGGCCGCTGGACCGACCAGCCCATGGAGACCGGCAAGCGGGTCGACATGTTCCCGCTCCAGGAGTCCAGCGGCTTCGCCCTCGACCTCGCGCAGTACGCCGAGTTCATCCGCGCGCGGGGCACGCGCGTCGCCGTCATCTGCAACCCCAACAACCCCGACGGCGGCTTCCTGCACAAGCACGCCATCGTCCAGTTCATGGACGCGATGGCCGACCTCGACCTGATCGTCATCGACGAGTCGTTCCTGGAGTTCGCGGACGCCGAGGCGGAACCGTCCGTCGTCCAGGAGGCGATGCTGCGGCCCAACGTCATCGTGCTGCGCAGCCTCGGCAAGAACTTCGGCCTGCACGGCATCCGCTTCGGCTACCTCGTCGCCAACCCGGCCCTCGCCGGGCGGGTACGGTCGATGCTCCCGAAGTGGAACCTCAACTCCTTCGCCGAGCATGTCGTCTTCATGCTCAAGGAGCACGGCGCGGAGTACGCGCAGAGCCTGCAGCAGGTGCGGCGCGACCGCCTCGACATGGCCAGCCAGCTGTCCTCCCTGCCCGGGCTGACGGTCTACCCGTCGCAGGGCAACTTCCTCTTCGTGCGCCTCCCCGTGGGCGCCGAGGGCACCGTGGTCCGGGACCGGATGCTCACCGAGCACCGGATCCTGGTCCGTGAGTGCGGCAACAAGATCGGTTCGTCCAGCCGCTTCCTGCGTCTCGTGGTGCGCCCCCAGGTGGACGTGCGTCGCCTGGTGTCCGGCCTGGAACAGGTGCTCTACGGGACGTCCAGGAGGGGAGCCGCCGTATCCGAGCTGGGCAACGGGACCAGCTACAGCTCGGGTACGGCGGCAGTGGACCGTCTGGTGAGCGAGACCAACGGGTCCGGTATGCGGGGGCTTGCCGCTCAGGCCGTCGGTGCGGGTGGTCCGGGGCCGTCGGCCCCGGGCACCGGTACCGGGGTGCCGCTTCCCGCTGCCGCGTCCGCCGGGTCCGCCGGGGCGGCGGGTGCGGGTGGGATGCCGATGCCGGCGGCTGCGCAGGCTGGACAGATGGGGCATGTCGGGCAGTTGACACAGGTGGGACAGGGTCAGATGGGGCAGATTGGCCAGATGGGGCAGCAGCAGATGCCTCAGTCTGTGCCCCAGACCGTCCCTCAGCCCGCGCCCCATCCCGTGCCGCAGCCGGCGCCGCAGCCCATGGCCGCGCCGCCGCTGGCGCCTGTGGCACAGGCGCCGTTCCCGAACCCGGCGCCGGCGCCGGTCCCTGCTCCGGCGCCGGCTCCCGTGCCGGCCGCTACCGGGCCCACCCCGCCGGGGGTTCCCGCGCGGGGTGGGTTGACCGCCGCGCAGGTCAGGGGGACGAACGGGTTGTCGCCTGCGCCGGCTACCGGATGGCCGGGGGCTCAGGCCTGGCCCAACGCGGCGGGGATGGGGCAGGCCGGGTAG
- a CDS encoding family 43 glycosylhydrolase, which translates to MARRLLTLLAVLLLALSLGQPTASAASFANPVKSVKGADPWISYHDGNYYLVTTSWTDVITIRKSATLAGLSTAPSVQVWKGDAASRCCNIWAPELHFVNGRWYLYYVAGQNVSDYNPTQRSHVLESAGSDPMGPYTYKGQLNSAWMLDPSLMNVGGRLYMLGSAITGGTQNLVIAPMSNPYTVSGSYSTISTPTHAWERQGGTVNEGAEVLQRGGRTFLIYSASGCWTPDYKLGQLELTGSNPLSASSWTKKSTPVFQRSDANGVYGPGHNGFFTSPDGRENWIVYHANDSASEGCDNGRTTRAQKFTWNSDGTPNFGTPVRLGASMPGPSGEPASASTTYTVSNRNSGKCLDVAGSSSADGAGVVQYTCNGGTNQRWRLEDLGDDTHRLVNVATGKVLDTADCSTADGADLRQWSWLNNTCQRFQFVATDAGYVRIVNKATGKVADVANCSTADSADVRQWSWLNNACQQWRLNPA; encoded by the coding sequence ATGGCCCGTCGCCTACTGACCCTGCTGGCCGTCCTGCTGCTCGCCCTCAGTCTCGGCCAGCCCACCGCGAGCGCCGCCTCGTTCGCCAACCCGGTCAAGTCCGTCAAGGGCGCCGACCCCTGGATCTCGTACCACGACGGCAACTACTACCTGGTGACGACCAGCTGGACCGACGTCATCACCATCCGCAAGTCCGCCACCCTCGCCGGGCTCTCCACCGCGCCCAGCGTCCAGGTGTGGAAGGGCGACGCCGCTTCCCGGTGCTGCAACATCTGGGCACCCGAGCTGCACTTCGTCAACGGCCGCTGGTACCTGTACTACGTCGCCGGGCAGAACGTGTCGGACTACAACCCGACGCAGCGCAGCCATGTACTGGAGAGTGCCGGATCCGACCCCATGGGCCCCTACACCTACAAGGGGCAGCTCAACTCCGCCTGGATGCTGGACCCGAGCCTGATGAACGTGGGCGGCCGGCTGTACATGCTGGGCAGCGCGATCACGGGCGGGACGCAGAACCTCGTCATCGCGCCGATGTCCAACCCGTACACCGTCAGCGGCTCCTACTCGACGATCTCGACGCCGACGCACGCCTGGGAACGGCAGGGCGGCACCGTCAACGAGGGCGCGGAGGTGCTGCAGCGCGGTGGCCGGACCTTCCTGATCTACTCCGCGAGCGGCTGCTGGACGCCCGACTACAAACTCGGGCAACTGGAGCTGACCGGCTCCAACCCGCTGTCCGCCTCCTCCTGGACGAAGAAGTCCACGCCCGTCTTCCAGCGCAGTGACGCAAACGGGGTGTACGGGCCCGGCCACAACGGCTTCTTCACCTCACCCGACGGCCGCGAGAACTGGATCGTCTACCACGCCAACGACTCCGCCTCCGAGGGCTGCGACAACGGCCGCACGACCCGGGCCCAGAAGTTCACCTGGAACTCCGACGGCACCCCGAACTTCGGCACACCCGTCCGGCTCGGGGCGAGCATGCCAGGGCCGTCCGGCGAACCGGCGTCCGCCTCGACGACCTACACCGTCTCCAACCGCAACAGCGGCAAGTGCCTGGATGTCGCCGGCAGCTCGTCGGCCGACGGCGCGGGCGTCGTGCAGTACACCTGCAACGGCGGGACCAACCAGCGCTGGCGCCTGGAGGACCTGGGCGACGACACCCACAGGCTCGTGAACGTCGCCACCGGCAAGGTCCTCGACACCGCCGACTGCTCAACTGCCGACGGCGCCGACCTGCGCCAATGGTCCTGGCTGAACAACACCTGCCAGCGCTTCCAGTTCGTCGCCACGGACGCCGGCTACGTCCGCATCGTGAACAAGGCCACCGGCAAGGTGGCCGACGTGGCGAACTGCTCGACGGCGGACAGCGCGGACGTACGCCAGTGGTCGTGGCTCAACAACGCTTGCCAACAGTGGAGGTTGAACCCGGCTTAG
- a CDS encoding arabinan endo-1,5-alpha-L-arabinosidase translates to MSRSILRKRTALLALPAAALLALMPSAASAYPNPGRVTGDIVTHDPSMIRTSSGQYLLYATGGGIASKTSGDRTAFRNGGDAFSSRPSWWRNYSSVPEAWAPDISYHGGKYLMYYSVSKFGSNTSAIGLATSSTGRPGSWTDQGTVYTSNSSSDFNAIDPNLFVNDDGKWWLSFGSWWTGIKMIQINPATGKQLSSNTTRYSLASRPTGTKAVEAPFIVKRNGYYYLFASYDTCCNGTSSTYKVKVGRASSITGPYRDKNGVDMRNNGGTPVLESHGSIIGPGGQSIMNDADGDLIVYHYYDGNDNGTPKLGVNLLNWSSGWPVAY, encoded by the coding sequence ATGAGCCGCTCCATCCTGCGCAAGAGAACCGCCCTGCTCGCCCTCCCCGCCGCCGCACTGCTGGCCCTGATGCCGAGTGCGGCGTCCGCGTACCCCAACCCCGGCCGGGTCACCGGCGACATCGTCACCCACGACCCGTCGATGATCCGCACCTCGTCCGGCCAGTACCTGCTCTACGCCACCGGCGGCGGCATCGCCAGCAAGACGTCCGGTGACCGCACGGCCTTCCGGAACGGCGGTGACGCCTTCTCCAGCAGGCCGAGCTGGTGGCGGAACTACTCCTCCGTCCCCGAGGCCTGGGCGCCGGACATCTCGTACCACGGCGGCAAGTACCTGATGTACTACTCCGTCTCGAAGTTCGGCTCGAACACGTCCGCCATCGGCCTCGCGACCTCCAGCACCGGCCGGCCGGGCAGCTGGACCGATCAGGGCACGGTCTACACGTCGAACTCCTCCAGCGACTTCAACGCCATCGACCCGAACCTCTTCGTGAACGACGACGGCAAGTGGTGGCTGTCCTTCGGCAGTTGGTGGACCGGGATCAAGATGATCCAGATCAACCCGGCCACCGGGAAGCAGCTCTCCTCCAACACCACCCGCTACTCACTCGCCTCCCGCCCCACCGGCACCAAGGCCGTCGAGGCGCCCTTCATCGTCAAGCGGAACGGGTACTACTACCTCTTCGCCTCGTACGACACCTGCTGCAACGGCACCAGTTCGACGTACAAGGTCAAGGTCGGTCGCGCCTCCAGCATCACCGGGCCGTACCGCGACAAGAACGGCGTCGACATGAGGAACAACGGGGGCACGCCCGTCCTGGAGTCGCACGGCAGCATCATCGGCCCGGGCGGACAGTCGATCATGAACGACGCCGACGGCGACCTGATCGTCTACCACTACTACGACGGCAACGACAACGGCACGCCCAAGCTCGGCGTCAACCTCCTGAACTGGAGCAGCGGATGGCCCGTCGCCTACTGA
- a CDS encoding NACHT domain-containing protein — MIGGKALNRAVVVWGNGQGSGVLLNRRNVLTAWHVVESTESLSVIHPSSGEPVHCRLGWADTTLDVAVLAAQTDVISAELAAPLGRLRLGRVGTHVPLSHCDIVGFPQIQRYGEHGEDLECDQYRVSVLPMAGRMRGLLTCELDQPAAEERGDGLTPLRGLSGAPVFAGPALIGVVTQVPQGRHHLRIEAVPMTDVIERHGLAFPRTWLEEITEVHPQDEHFEARYAQDLSCQYRKTEIFGIEELGRSESRWDLDTAYLSLRAEAAAHAYSRDDFFDSLLDSRYYTLAPSSAQRIETLLTNRPRALLRGEAGAGKTTLVWWLAAHAASGTLSDELAELNGLIPFVVPLREVHARGGRFPVVSELLSAGRVITDGQPDGWARRVLEARRGFLLVDGLDEVPAPEREEARRWLCALLDRYPGTRCLATVRPNAVDKQWLSGDGFDELTLLPMSDDDIRAFVHAWHNAARLEYDHLYAGRGGSEERELLTSLEEDLVHQLERNTALRDLARTPLLCAVICALHRRRRGLLPTTRWQLYRAALAMLLGGRDAGRGVLNADHVRLDSDEQHALLQRLAIWLVRTGQQQMTYAQAVHQLDQAVRDMPHIQEQGSPEGILRFLLDRSGLLQERTEEAIQFIHRTFQDFLAAKEFHESGYLPELHEHAHSEAWQDVIELAAGHAARPDARHLISTLLGLGDAAEHRRDRHRLHVLAARCAINVQSLNAGLMEMVKNRVDALMPPRDREEIEELAGLGDWVVGLLPDAEQLRDRVALNTVRLLARVRSAKARQKLRQCASHPDPLVRSEVARAWTFHQLEEYVSEVLDGAHLPDLLVDEHAQLVRLSRLGSVTRLVLRGACSSADLDAHLPVRRLESLVIRDNEVIESLEFLQSRVDLRRLELEECPSLRDYSGLPDLPLTALRLTGALTGGLVRPHPGVRHLEVGAESIERFAYRLEEWPNLRAMSVEGHVSSPYRLLEAVRHAPQLTRIGLGIDSLHELQSTDPLPRIERLMVTGLHSLTHIGQLVRVFPNLRRLALGLVAVGAALDLRGLHGLPDLRLDLWGDVPDKSAIEGAEIFGDRLRIAPTSQRN; from the coding sequence GTGATCGGGGGCAAGGCCCTGAACAGGGCTGTCGTGGTGTGGGGCAACGGGCAGGGGAGCGGCGTGCTGCTCAACCGGCGGAACGTGCTCACGGCGTGGCACGTGGTGGAGTCCACCGAGTCGCTCTCGGTGATCCATCCCTCGTCGGGTGAGCCGGTGCACTGCCGGCTCGGCTGGGCGGACACGACACTCGACGTGGCGGTGCTGGCCGCGCAGACGGACGTGATCAGCGCCGAGCTCGCCGCACCCCTGGGCCGCCTCAGGCTGGGCCGAGTCGGCACCCATGTCCCGCTGTCACACTGCGACATCGTGGGTTTCCCGCAGATCCAGCGCTACGGAGAGCACGGTGAGGACCTGGAGTGCGACCAGTACCGCGTGAGCGTGCTGCCGATGGCCGGACGGATGAGGGGGCTCCTCACCTGCGAACTCGATCAGCCGGCAGCCGAGGAGCGGGGAGACGGCCTCACACCCCTGCGGGGACTGTCGGGTGCTCCGGTCTTCGCCGGCCCCGCGTTGATCGGCGTGGTGACCCAGGTGCCTCAGGGCCGTCACCACCTCAGGATCGAAGCAGTGCCGATGACGGACGTCATCGAACGACACGGGCTGGCGTTCCCGCGCACCTGGCTGGAGGAGATCACCGAAGTCCACCCCCAGGACGAGCACTTCGAGGCCCGATACGCGCAGGACCTGAGCTGCCAGTACCGCAAGACGGAGATCTTCGGCATCGAGGAACTGGGGCGCAGCGAATCGCGTTGGGACCTTGACACCGCCTATCTGAGCCTGAGAGCCGAGGCCGCCGCGCACGCTTACTCGAGGGACGACTTCTTCGACTCGCTCCTGGACTCCCGGTATTACACACTGGCGCCGAGCAGCGCCCAGCGCATCGAGACCCTGCTGACCAACCGGCCTCGCGCCCTGCTGCGCGGCGAAGCGGGTGCCGGCAAGACGACCCTCGTGTGGTGGCTCGCCGCCCATGCAGCGAGCGGCACCCTGAGCGACGAACTCGCCGAACTCAACGGCCTCATCCCCTTCGTCGTCCCGCTGCGCGAGGTGCACGCCCGCGGTGGACGCTTCCCCGTGGTGTCGGAGCTCCTCTCCGCCGGACGGGTCATCACGGACGGTCAGCCCGACGGCTGGGCCCGCCGGGTGCTGGAGGCGCGGCGCGGTTTTCTCTTGGTGGACGGTCTGGACGAGGTCCCGGCGCCGGAGCGGGAGGAGGCCCGACGGTGGCTGTGTGCCCTCCTCGACCGCTACCCCGGCACGCGGTGCCTGGCGACCGTGCGTCCCAACGCCGTCGACAAGCAGTGGCTCAGCGGCGACGGCTTCGACGAGCTGACCCTCCTGCCCATGAGCGACGACGACATCCGCGCCTTCGTGCACGCCTGGCACAACGCCGCCCGCCTCGAATACGACCACCTCTACGCCGGTCGAGGCGGCAGCGAGGAACGCGAACTCCTCACCTCGCTGGAAGAGGACCTGGTGCATCAGCTGGAGCGCAACACCGCGCTGCGCGACCTCGCCCGCACCCCGCTGCTGTGTGCGGTGATCTGCGCCCTGCACCGGCGCCGCCGCGGTCTGCTGCCCACCACCCGCTGGCAGCTCTACCGGGCCGCTCTCGCCATGCTCCTCGGTGGCCGGGACGCGGGTCGGGGCGTCCTCAACGCCGATCACGTCCGACTCGACTCCGACGAGCAGCACGCGCTGCTCCAGCGTCTGGCCATCTGGCTGGTGCGGACCGGGCAGCAGCAGATGACGTATGCGCAGGCCGTCCACCAACTGGACCAGGCGGTGCGGGACATGCCGCACATCCAGGAGCAGGGATCGCCCGAGGGGATCCTGCGCTTCCTGCTCGATCGAAGCGGACTCCTCCAGGAACGGACGGAAGAAGCGATCCAGTTCATCCACCGTACGTTCCAGGACTTCCTGGCGGCCAAGGAGTTCCACGAGAGCGGCTACCTGCCGGAACTTCACGAGCATGCCCACAGCGAAGCCTGGCAGGACGTGATCGAGCTGGCGGCGGGGCATGCGGCACGTCCGGACGCCCGCCATCTCATCAGCACTCTGCTGGGCCTCGGGGACGCCGCCGAGCACCGTAGGGACCGGCATCGTCTCCACGTACTGGCGGCGCGGTGCGCGATCAACGTCCAATCGCTGAACGCCGGCTTGATGGAGATGGTGAAGAACCGGGTGGACGCCCTCATGCCGCCACGGGACCGCGAGGAGATCGAGGAACTCGCGGGTCTGGGCGACTGGGTCGTGGGGCTGCTGCCGGACGCGGAGCAGCTGCGCGACCGCGTGGCCCTGAACACGGTGCGCCTGCTCGCCCGGGTACGCAGCGCGAAGGCGCGCCAGAAGCTGAGGCAGTGCGCGTCGCACCCGGATCCCCTCGTCCGCAGCGAGGTCGCGAGGGCCTGGACCTTCCACCAACTGGAGGAGTACGTCAGCGAAGTCCTGGACGGGGCCCACCTGCCCGATCTGCTGGTCGACGAGCATGCGCAACTCGTACGACTGTCTCGTCTGGGATCCGTCACCAGGCTTGTGCTGAGGGGCGCGTGCTCATCAGCGGACTTGGACGCCCACCTCCCGGTGCGGCGCCTCGAATCGCTCGTGATCCGGGACAACGAGGTGATCGAGAGCCTGGAATTCCTTCAAAGCCGAGTGGATCTGAGGCGCCTCGAATTGGAGGAATGCCCATCCCTCCGGGATTACTCCGGGCTGCCGGACCTCCCCTTGACGGCGCTCAGGCTGACCGGAGCCCTCACGGGGGGCCTCGTCCGGCCGCATCCGGGCGTGCGGCACTTGGAGGTGGGAGCCGAAAGCATCGAACGGTTCGCCTACCGCCTGGAGGAATGGCCGAACCTGCGGGCGATGTCGGTCGAGGGGCACGTCAGCAGCCCGTACCGGCTTCTTGAGGCCGTGCGCCACGCGCCTCAGCTGACCCGGATCGGACTGGGGATCGACTCACTTCACGAACTGCAGTCCACGGACCCGCTCCCTCGCATCGAGCGACTGATGGTCACCGGCCTGCACAGCCTCACGCATATCGGGCAACTGGTCCGCGTCTTCCCCAACCTGAGAAGGCTGGCACTGGGGCTGGTGGCAGTCGGTGCCGCCCTCGATCTGAGGGGACTTCACGGCCTGCCCGACTTGCGTCTCGACCTCTGGGGTGATGTGCCGGACAAGAGCGCCATCGAGGGAGCGGAGATCTTCGGTGACCGACTCCGCATCGCGCCGACGAGCCAGCGAAACTGA
- a CDS encoding trypco2 family protein: MTDHRIELADAVQAVRDELISAAGRSSGHDLTFEVGDIELEFSVELRKEGRGGMKVKAWVVEAGTDGGVSSARTHRVAVTLKALNSRTGQPWKVRNESRGSIGRFGGGDDGR, translated from the coding sequence ATGACCGACCACCGGATCGAACTGGCCGATGCTGTACAGGCGGTACGGGACGAGCTGATATCTGCGGCGGGCCGCTCGTCCGGACATGATCTGACCTTCGAAGTGGGCGACATCGAGCTGGAGTTCAGCGTCGAGCTGCGCAAGGAGGGCAGGGGCGGCATGAAGGTGAAGGCGTGGGTGGTGGAGGCCGGGACGGACGGCGGTGTCAGCAGCGCCCGCACCCACCGAGTGGCGGTCACCCTCAAGGCGCTGAACTCCCGTACCGGGCAGCCGTGGAAGGTGCGGAACGAGAGCCGGGGGAGCATCGGGAGGTTCGGCGGAGGTGATGACGGGCGGTGA